One Festucalex cinctus isolate MCC-2025b chromosome 3, RoL_Fcin_1.0, whole genome shotgun sequence DNA window includes the following coding sequences:
- the miox gene encoding inositol oxygenase isoform X1, translating to MSVINLGPDPYLDYQTNLIPKNKKEDYRNFEKESVADHVYNTYKLMHTNQNVDFVKRKHLEWSGCTHAEMPMMDAIMSLDQLVDESDPDVDFPNSFHAFQTAEGVRKEHPDKDWFQLVGLIHDVGKVMALWGEPQWAVVGDTFPVGCAFQDSIVFRDSTFKENPDDKNPRYNSKYGIYKANCGLDNVLLSWGHDEYLYRVLQFNKCSIPEEASNRPRRVILPWSRPDSVPRYVCVPSSQGLNMIRYHSFYPWHSQGDYMYLCDDKDLQMLPWVNEFNKFDLYTKASELPDVEKLRPYYQSLIDKYCPGVLKW from the exons ATGAGTGTCATCAATTTG GGTCCAGATCCGTATCTCGATTATCAGACAAATCTGataccgaaaaacaaaaaggaagacTACAGAAACTTTGAG aaGGAGAGTGTTGCTGACcatgtgtacaacacatacaagcTGATGCATACCAACCAGAATGTGGACTTTGTCAAGCGAAAG CACTTGGAATGGAGTGGCTGCACTCACGCCGAGATGCCCATGATGGATGCCATCATGTCCCTGGACCAGCTGGTGGACGAGTCCGATCCAGATGTGGACTTCCCCAACTCCTTCCACGCCTTCCAGACGGCCGAGGGCGTTCGCAAAGAGCACCCAGACAAag ACTGGTTCCAGCTCGTGGGTCTGATTCATGACGTTGGGAAAGTAATGGCGCTGTGGGGGGAACCTCAG TGGGCCGTGGTGGGTGACACGTTCCCCGTGGGCTGCGCGTTTCAGGACTCCATCGTTTTCCGAGACAGCACCTTCAAAGAGAACCCGGACGACAAAAATCCCAGATACAA CTCTAAATATGGAATCTACAAAGCAAACTGTGGGCTTGACAATGTCCTCTTGTCCTGGGGTCATGATG AGTACCTTTACCGTGTTCTGCAGTTCAACAAGTGCAGCATCCCCGAGGAGGCGAGTAACCGCCCTCGTCGAGTCATCCTCCCATGGTCACGCCCCGACTCAGTGCCACGCTATGTTTGTGTGCCGTCCTCGCAGGGCCTCAACATGATCCGCTACCATTCCTTCTACCCATGGCACTCCCAAGGCGACTACATGTACCTGTGTGACGACAAAGACCTGCAAATGCTGCCGTGGGTCAACGAGTTTAA CAAATTCGATCTCTACACAAAAGCGTCGGAGCTGCCTGACGTGGAGAAGCTGCGTCCATACTATCAGTCACTGATTGACAAGTACTGTCCCGGCGTACTGAAGTGGTGA
- the miox gene encoding inositol oxygenase isoform X2: MSVINLGPDPYLDYQTNLIPKNKKEDYRNFEKESVADHVYNTYKLMHTNQNVDFVKRKHLEWSGCTHAEMPMMDAIMSLDQLVDESDPDVDFPNSFHAFQTAEGVRKEHPDKDWFQLVGLIHDVGKVMALWGEPQWAVVGDTFPVGCAFQDSIVFRDSTFKENPDDKNPRYNSKYGIYKANCGLDNVLLSWGHDEYLYRVLQFNKCSIPEEGLNMIRYHSFYPWHSQGDYMYLCDDKDLQMLPWVNEFNKFDLYTKASELPDVEKLRPYYQSLIDKYCPGVLKW; this comes from the exons ATGAGTGTCATCAATTTG GGTCCAGATCCGTATCTCGATTATCAGACAAATCTGataccgaaaaacaaaaaggaagacTACAGAAACTTTGAG aaGGAGAGTGTTGCTGACcatgtgtacaacacatacaagcTGATGCATACCAACCAGAATGTGGACTTTGTCAAGCGAAAG CACTTGGAATGGAGTGGCTGCACTCACGCCGAGATGCCCATGATGGATGCCATCATGTCCCTGGACCAGCTGGTGGACGAGTCCGATCCAGATGTGGACTTCCCCAACTCCTTCCACGCCTTCCAGACGGCCGAGGGCGTTCGCAAAGAGCACCCAGACAAag ACTGGTTCCAGCTCGTGGGTCTGATTCATGACGTTGGGAAAGTAATGGCGCTGTGGGGGGAACCTCAG TGGGCCGTGGTGGGTGACACGTTCCCCGTGGGCTGCGCGTTTCAGGACTCCATCGTTTTCCGAGACAGCACCTTCAAAGAGAACCCGGACGACAAAAATCCCAGATACAA CTCTAAATATGGAATCTACAAAGCAAACTGTGGGCTTGACAATGTCCTCTTGTCCTGGGGTCATGATG AGTACCTTTACCGTGTTCTGCAGTTCAACAAGTGCAGCATCCCCGAGGAG GGCCTCAACATGATCCGCTACCATTCCTTCTACCCATGGCACTCCCAAGGCGACTACATGTACCTGTGTGACGACAAAGACCTGCAAATGCTGCCGTGGGTCAACGAGTTTAA CAAATTCGATCTCTACACAAAAGCGTCGGAGCTGCCTGACGTGGAGAAGCTGCGTCCATACTATCAGTCACTGATTGACAAGTACTGTCCCGGCGTACTGAAGTGGTGA
- the miox gene encoding inositol oxygenase isoform X3: protein MHTNQNVDFVKRKHLEWSGCTHAEMPMMDAIMSLDQLVDESDPDVDFPNSFHAFQTAEGVRKEHPDKDWFQLVGLIHDVGKVMALWGEPQWAVVGDTFPVGCAFQDSIVFRDSTFKENPDDKNPRYNSKYGIYKANCGLDNVLLSWGHDEYLYRVLQFNKCSIPEEASNRPRRVILPWSRPDSVPRYVCVPSSQGLNMIRYHSFYPWHSQGDYMYLCDDKDLQMLPWVNEFNKFDLYTKASELPDVEKLRPYYQSLIDKYCPGVLKW, encoded by the exons ATGCATACCAACCAGAATGTGGACTTTGTCAAGCGAAAG CACTTGGAATGGAGTGGCTGCACTCACGCCGAGATGCCCATGATGGATGCCATCATGTCCCTGGACCAGCTGGTGGACGAGTCCGATCCAGATGTGGACTTCCCCAACTCCTTCCACGCCTTCCAGACGGCCGAGGGCGTTCGCAAAGAGCACCCAGACAAag ACTGGTTCCAGCTCGTGGGTCTGATTCATGACGTTGGGAAAGTAATGGCGCTGTGGGGGGAACCTCAG TGGGCCGTGGTGGGTGACACGTTCCCCGTGGGCTGCGCGTTTCAGGACTCCATCGTTTTCCGAGACAGCACCTTCAAAGAGAACCCGGACGACAAAAATCCCAGATACAA CTCTAAATATGGAATCTACAAAGCAAACTGTGGGCTTGACAATGTCCTCTTGTCCTGGGGTCATGATG AGTACCTTTACCGTGTTCTGCAGTTCAACAAGTGCAGCATCCCCGAGGAGGCGAGTAACCGCCCTCGTCGAGTCATCCTCCCATGGTCACGCCCCGACTCAGTGCCACGCTATGTTTGTGTGCCGTCCTCGCAGGGCCTCAACATGATCCGCTACCATTCCTTCTACCCATGGCACTCCCAAGGCGACTACATGTACCTGTGTGACGACAAAGACCTGCAAATGCTGCCGTGGGTCAACGAGTTTAA CAAATTCGATCTCTACACAAAAGCGTCGGAGCTGCCTGACGTGGAGAAGCTGCGTCCATACTATCAGTCACTGATTGACAAGTACTGTCCCGGCGTACTGAAGTGGTGA